One segment of Candidatus Eisenbacteria bacterium DNA contains the following:
- a CDS encoding Fic family protein, translating into MGPTNRTYERTHPWITFGLDLGKFSYRSWLLLGEVQSKANHVAGLPLLPKVRDELHQLFLAKGIHATTAIEGNTLTEEDVLRQLKGELQVPPSKEYLKQEIENVLEACNSIPGRLRPGVDPRIEVDDLCHWNSLILKGLSFADGVVPGRIRESLQVVVARYPGAPPADCAYLLDRLCHWLNTGFEDLERDERVAAAILKAILGHLYLAWIHPFGDGNGRTARLLELFILFSAGIPSTSAHLLSNHYNQTRGEYYRLLAASSRTDSEAGVRDFVHYALQGYVDNLREQIEQVKKQQLSVHLVNYIHGLFRDKTGTATARRRTLALALVGQDRPVPSSAIRTVTSKIANLYSRKTTKTVQRDLNVLRGLNLIKDLPDGIEIRRELMIEFIPAQFPRGPQSQVSAS; encoded by the coding sequence TCTTGGGAGAAGTCCAGTCGAAGGCGAATCATGTGGCAGGGCTACCGCTTCTGCCAAAGGTCCGGGACGAGCTTCACCAGCTCTTTCTCGCTAAGGGGATCCACGCGACCACAGCGATCGAGGGAAACACGCTCACTGAGGAAGACGTACTTCGGCAGCTCAAGGGTGAACTCCAGGTCCCGCCATCCAAAGAGTACCTTAAGCAGGAGATCGAAAACGTTCTAGAAGCCTGCAATTCAATTCCGGGCCGCCTTCGTCCGGGTGTTGATCCCCGCATCGAAGTGGACGACCTGTGCCACTGGAACTCCTTGATACTCAAGGGACTCTCATTCGCTGATGGTGTAGTTCCTGGCAGGATCCGCGAATCCCTGCAAGTCGTAGTTGCCCGCTATCCCGGTGCACCGCCAGCCGACTGCGCGTATTTGCTTGATCGTCTGTGCCACTGGCTCAACACCGGTTTTGAGGACCTCGAGCGTGATGAACGTGTTGCTGCCGCCATCTTGAAGGCCATTCTCGGGCACCTCTACCTTGCGTGGATTCATCCATTTGGCGATGGCAACGGCAGAACCGCTCGCCTCTTGGAGCTGTTCATTCTTTTCTCGGCCGGGATTCCGTCGACGTCCGCGCATCTGCTCAGCAACCACTACAACCAGACCCGAGGTGAATACTATCGCCTCCTTGCAGCCTCCAGTCGCACGGACTCCGAAGCCGGCGTTCGCGACTTTGTCCACTACGCTCTGCAAGGATACGTTGACAATCTCCGGGAGCAGATCGAACAGGTTAAAAAACAGCAACTGTCGGTCCACCTCGTGAACTACATTCACGGACTCTTCCGCGATAAGACTGGCACCGCTACTGCGAGGCGAAGAACCCTTGCCCTTGCTCTCGTCGGTCAAGATCGGCCAGTCCCATCGTCGGCGATTCGCACGGTCACATCCAAGATCGCGAATCTATATTCACGTAAGACCACGAAGACTGTGCAGAGAGACCTCAATGTCCTGAGGGGGTTGAATCTGATCAAGGACCTTCCTGACGGCATCGAAATCCGGCGTGAGCTAATGATCGAGTTTATCCCCGCGCAATTCCCGCGCGGACCTCAGAGCCAAGTGTCTGCGTCATGA